The Verrucomicrobiia bacterium genome window below encodes:
- a CDS encoding prepilin-type N-terminal cleavage/methylation domain-containing protein, with protein sequence MNSRPIPAHRRGFTLIELLVVIAIIAILAAMLLPALASAKQKALLTGCINNLKQIGLGMTVYIGDNSQKLPYARLQHGLASNGGQMSWDKKVGPYMGSHRNPTATGTQPWEWDPAGSVPNGSLTPQPEKWILCPGDKVPALCVVENTPGFNYRRSYSMPQHNGGTATAPWNWDPAGYTRQPDDDWPPNPASKTGVGLVLNSSKPVVNNANAAFTMNSDTNAANVGQIRRQLAVNAAIIRAPDDTFMLTERILANNYFGTITAAEIPRPDGHWGGGTSNAQQILTSDSMGPNEKSLHGLEMFDFLYVDGHVQLNNLKKVQNSVATNNRQSGQWTIDPKH encoded by the coding sequence CATCGTCGTGGATTTACATTGATTGAACTCTTGGTGGTCATCGCCATCATCGCCATTTTGGCAGCCATGCTTCTCCCAGCCTTGGCAAGCGCCAAGCAAAAGGCCCTGCTCACCGGGTGTATCAATAACTTGAAACAGATCGGTCTGGGCATGACCGTCTACATCGGGGACAACAGCCAGAAACTGCCGTATGCCCGCCTGCAACATGGCCTAGCCTCAAACGGCGGCCAAATGTCATGGGATAAAAAAGTCGGCCCCTACATGGGGTCCCATCGCAATCCTACGGCCACCGGCACGCAACCATGGGAATGGGATCCCGCAGGGAGTGTTCCCAATGGAAGCCTGACTCCTCAACCTGAGAAATGGATTCTCTGCCCCGGAGATAAAGTCCCGGCGCTCTGCGTGGTGGAGAACACCCCCGGTTTCAATTACCGCCGTTCCTATTCCATGCCGCAACACAATGGTGGCACGGCAACCGCACCATGGAATTGGGATCCTGCCGGCTACACCCGGCAACCGGACGACGACTGGCCGCCAAATCCCGCCTCCAAAACTGGCGTCGGGCTGGTGCTAAACAGTTCAAAGCCCGTGGTAAACAACGCCAACGCCGCCTTTACCATGAACAGCGACACAAACGCAGCCAATGTCGGACAAATCCGCCGTCAACTGGCAGTCAACGCCGCCATCATTCGCGCACCGGACGACACCTTCATGCTCACCGAGCGCATCCTGGCCAACAATTACTTCGGCACCATCACGGCGGCTGAGATTCCCCGTCCGGATGGACACTGGGGTGGCGGCACCTCCAATGCCCAGCAGATCCTCACCTCAGACAGCATGGGGCCGAATGAAAAATCCCTGCATGGTCTTGAGATGTTCGATTTCCTGTACGTGGACGGTCATGTGCAATTGAATAACCTCAAGAAAGTTCAGAACTCAGTGGCTACAAACAACCGCCAGAGCGGCCAGTGGACGATCGACCCGAAACATTGA